The DNA region GCAGAACTGAAGCGGAAGTCGGTCGCCGAATTGCAGGACATGGCGGACGGTCTGAAAATCAGGGACACTTCAGTAGTCACGAAGCCGGAGCTGATCTTTCGGATCGAACAGAATCTGCTCGACTCCGATGTCGCGCTGCACGGCGAAGGCGTGCTGGAGATTCTGCCTGAGGGCTACGGATTCCTGCGAAGTCAGGACTACAGCTATCTCGCCGGGCCGGACGACATCTATGTTTCGCCGTCGCAGATAAAAAGGTTTGCACTGGTCACCGGCGACCTGGTGCGCGGACAGGTGCGGCCCCCGAAGCCCTGGGAACGCTATCTCGCACTTCTAAAAGTCGAAACCGTCAACCTCCGCGATCCTGAGGCGGCCAAGAACCGCGTCCCCTTCGACAACCTGCGTCCCCGGTATCCCGATACGCGACTGCGGCTCGAGTCGAAAGATGGCGACCTCTCGATGCGTGTCGTCGACATTTTCGCACCGATCGGCAAAGGTCAGCGCGGTATCATCGTGTCACCGCCGCGGGCCGGGAAAACAATACTGCTCCAGAAGATCGCCAATTCCGTTTCCGAGAATCACCCGGAAGTCACGATCATCATGCTGCTCATCGACGAGCGGCCCGAGGAAGTGACCGAGATGATCGCCAGTACCATCCGCACCGAAGTGATCAGCTCCACGTTCGACGAAGGGCCGTCGCGTCACGTCCAGGTGGCGGACATGGTACTGGAAAAGGCAAAGCGCCTCGTGGAGAGTGGGAAAGACGTCGTGATTCTGCTGGACTCGCTCACGCGCTTCGCCCGCGCTCACAATGCCGTTGCGCCACAGTCCGGAAAAATTCTTTCCGGAGGCGTGGATGCGGCGGGACTGCACAAGCCAAAGAGATTCTTTGGCAGCGCGCGCAAGATCGACGGTGGCGGGTCGCTCACGATAATTGCAACGGCACTTACCGAGACGGGGTCACGCATGGATGACGTGATCTTCGAGGAGTTCAAGGGAACAGGTAACATGGAGCTCGTGCTCGACCGCAAGATTGCCGACCGCCGCGTATTTCCGGCCGTCGACATACTCAAGTCAGGCACGCGGAAAGAGGAGTTGCTCCTGACGCAGGCCGAAATCAACCGGGTGTTCCTGCTAAGAAACTTTCTGGCCGACATGCCGGAGGCGGAAGCAGTCGAATTTTTGCTGCGGCAGATGAAGAAGTCGAGAAACAACGCTGA from Gemmatimonadaceae bacterium includes:
- the rho gene encoding transcription termination factor Rho gives rise to the protein AELKRKSVAELQDMADGLKIRDTSVVTKPELIFRIEQNLLDSDVALHGEGVLEILPEGYGFLRSQDYSYLAGPDDIYVSPSQIKRFALVTGDLVRGQVRPPKPWERYLALLKVETVNLRDPEAAKNRVPFDNLRPRYPDTRLRLESKDGDLSMRVVDIFAPIGKGQRGIIVSPPRAGKTILLQKIANSVSENHPEVTIIMLLIDERPEEVTEMIASTIRTEVISSTFDEGPSRHVQVADMVLEKAKRLVESGKDVVILLDSLTRFARAHNAVAPQSGKILSGGVDAAGLHKPKRFFGSARKIDGGGSLTIIATALTETGSRMDDVIFEEFKGTGNMELVLDRKIADRRVFPAVDILKSGTRKEELLLTQAEINRVFLLRNFLADMPEAEAVEFLLRQMKKSRNNAEFFQQMAQGGV